A window of the Parabacteroides merdae ATCC 43184 genome harbors these coding sequences:
- a CDS encoding glycogen debranching enzyme N-terminal domain-containing protein, with protein sequence MSYLKFDKTLMTNLEEALPREILRTNRSGAYHCTTIVDCNTRKYHGLLVIPVPELDDENHVLLSSLDETVIQHGAEFNLGLHKYQGDNYSPRGHKYIREFECEKVPTTIYRVGGVILKKEKLFVHHENRILIRYTLLDAHSATTLRLRPFLAFRSVREYTHENAQASREYQVVSNGIKTCMYPGYPELYMQLNKKNEFHYLPDWYRGIEYPKEQERGYDFNEDLYVPGYFEVEIKKGESIVFSGGVSEIGTRSLKKTFEDEVEERTPRDTFRHCLINAAHQFLNKQENEFYILAGYPWFKCRARDLFISLPGLTLAINEVSKFEMVMETACKAIYNFIRNEPSQIKIYEMEHPDILLWAVWCIQQYAKMVSREACREKYGVLLEDIMRFLCQDKHPNLILHDNGLLYTYGTNRAVTWMNSTVNGHPVIPRTGYIVEINTLWYNALRFAGELSGEAGNNALAESLGALAEKSGKSFVNVFLNEYGYLLDYVDGNMMEWSVRPNMIFAVAFDYSPLNSSQKKGVLDIVTKELLTPKGLRSLSPKSGGYNPNYVGPQIQRDYAYHQGTAWPWLAGFYFEAYLRIYKMSGIGFIERYLIGYEDEMSSHCIGSISELFDGNPPFKGRGAISFAMNVAEILRILYLLSKYNY encoded by the coding sequence ATGAGTTATCTTAAATTTGACAAGACTCTTATGACGAACCTGGAAGAAGCGCTGCCAAGAGAAATTCTTCGTACGAATCGTTCGGGAGCCTATCATTGTACAACTATCGTTGATTGCAACACAAGAAAATATCACGGATTACTTGTAATTCCGGTTCCGGAACTGGATGATGAGAATCACGTATTGTTGTCGTCATTGGATGAAACTGTCATACAGCATGGTGCCGAATTTAACTTGGGGCTTCATAAGTATCAGGGGGATAATTACAGTCCGAGAGGTCATAAGTACATTCGTGAGTTCGAATGCGAGAAAGTTCCTACGACGATCTATCGTGTAGGAGGTGTTATTCTGAAAAAAGAGAAGTTGTTTGTGCATCATGAGAATCGAATCTTGATCCGTTATACGTTGTTGGATGCCCATTCGGCAACAACATTGCGCTTGCGTCCGTTTTTAGCGTTTCGCAGTGTCCGTGAATATACACACGAGAATGCCCAGGCCAGTCGCGAATATCAGGTTGTGTCGAATGGTATCAAAACCTGTATGTATCCGGGCTATCCTGAATTGTATATGCAACTGAACAAAAAGAATGAGTTTCATTATCTGCCTGATTGGTATCGGGGTATCGAATATCCGAAAGAGCAGGAGAGAGGCTATGACTTTAACGAAGATCTGTATGTTCCCGGATATTTTGAGGTTGAGATAAAGAAAGGGGAAAGCATCGTCTTTTCCGGTGGGGTTTCTGAAATAGGAACTCGTTCGTTAAAAAAGACTTTTGAAGACGAGGTTGAAGAACGTACACCTCGCGATACTTTCCGACATTGCCTGATCAATGCAGCACATCAATTCTTAAATAAGCAGGAAAATGAATTTTATATTTTAGCCGGTTATCCGTGGTTCAAGTGCAGGGCACGCGATTTGTTTATTTCTTTGCCGGGGCTGACTTTGGCTATCAATGAGGTTTCCAAGTTTGAAATGGTAATGGAAACGGCCTGTAAGGCGATTTATAATTTTATCCGTAATGAACCGAGCCAGATCAAGATTTATGAAATGGAGCATCCCGATATCTTGCTTTGGGCTGTTTGGTGCATTCAGCAATATGCTAAAATGGTTTCACGTGAGGCATGCCGCGAGAAATATGGTGTATTGTTGGAAGATATCATGAGGTTCCTCTGTCAGGATAAACATCCGAATCTGATTCTGCATGATAATGGATTGCTTTATACCTATGGGACGAATAGGGCTGTAACATGGATGAACTCGACGGTTAACGGACATCCCGTTATTCCGCGTACAGGATATATTGTTGAGATCAATACATTGTGGTATAACGCTTTGCGGTTTGCAGGAGAATTGTCGGGTGAGGCCGGAAATAATGCTTTGGCTGAATCATTGGGAGCTTTGGCCGAGAAAAGCGGGAAGTCGTTTGTCAATGTGTTCTTGAATGAATATGGCTATTTGCTCGATTATGTCGATGGTAACATGATGGAGTGGAGTGTGCGTCCGAATATGATATTTGCCGTGGCATTTGATTATTCTCCTTTGAATTCCAGCCAGAAAAAAGGTGTACTCGATATTGTGACGAAAGAGTTGCTTACTCCTAAAGGACTCCGTTCCTTGAGCCCGAAGAGCGGTGGGTATAATCCTAATTATGTCGGTCCTCAGATCCAGCGTGATTATGCTTATCATCAGGGAACGGCCTGGCCTTGGCTGGCAGGTTTCTATTTTGAGGCATATCTTCGTATCTATAAGATGAGCGGTATAGGGTTTATCGAACGTTATCTGATTGGGTACGAAGATGAAATGTCGTCTCATTGTATCGGGTCCATTTCAGAATTGTTTGACGGTAATCCTCCGTTCAAGGGGCGTGGAGCTATATCATTCGCAATGAATGTTGCAGAAATATTGAGAATATTATACTTATTAAGCAAATATAACTATTGA
- a CDS encoding glycoside hydrolase family 57 protein, producing the protein MKTICLYFEIHQIIHLKRYRCFDIGTDHYYYDDYENERSITEIAERSYIPALTTLLEMVKNNGGAFKVAFSISGVALEQLEIYSPAVIDLLHQLNDTGCCEFLCEPYSHGLSSLANEECFREEVSRMSAKIKQVFGQTPKVFRNSSLIYSNEIGSVVASMGFKGILTEGAKHVLGWKSPHYVYHCAYNPNLKILLRDFKLSDDISLRFSNSDWSEYPLFADKYIGWIAGLPEEEQVINIFMELSALGIAQPLSSNILQFMKALPACAKEKGISFSTPSEIVTKFKSVDQVDVPYPMSWADEERDTSCWLGNVMQREAFNKLYSVAGRVHLCDDRRIKQDWDYLQASNNFRFMTTKKTGIWLNRGIYDSPYDAFTNYMNILGDFISRVDALYPVEIENEELNSLLTTIKNQGEEIEKLQKELDKYKKKAAKKTAAE; encoded by the coding sequence ATGAAAACAATCTGTCTTTATTTTGAAATACATCAAATCATACATCTGAAACGCTATCGTTGTTTCGATATCGGTACGGATCATTACTATTATGATGATTATGAAAATGAACGCAGTATCACGGAGATTGCAGAGCGTTCTTATATTCCGGCATTGACCACTTTGCTTGAAATGGTAAAGAATAACGGAGGAGCTTTTAAAGTCGCTTTTTCTATTTCGGGTGTGGCTTTGGAACAGTTGGAGATCTATTCTCCCGCTGTGATAGACCTGTTGCATCAATTGAATGACACAGGTTGTTGCGAATTTTTGTGCGAACCTTATTCTCATGGGCTTTCTTCTTTGGCTAATGAAGAATGTTTCCGTGAAGAAGTTTCCAGAATGAGTGCGAAGATCAAACAAGTTTTTGGACAAACTCCCAAGGTTTTCCGTAATTCCAGTTTGATTTATTCGAATGAGATCGGATCGGTTGTTGCAAGTATGGGATTTAAGGGGATTTTGACCGAAGGAGCCAAACATGTGCTGGGATGGAAGAGCCCGCATTATGTGTACCATTGTGCCTATAATCCTAATTTGAAGATTTTGCTTCGTGATTTCAAACTGTCGGACGACATTAGTCTGCGTTTCTCTAATTCGGATTGGAGCGAATATCCGTTATTTGCAGATAAATATATCGGTTGGATTGCGGGGTTACCGGAAGAAGAACAGGTTATCAATATTTTTATGGAGCTTTCTGCCTTGGGTATTGCACAACCGTTGTCTTCGAATATCCTGCAGTTCATGAAGGCTTTGCCGGCTTGTGCGAAAGAAAAGGGCATTTCATTCTCGACTCCGTCTGAAATCGTGACAAAGTTCAAGTCTGTAGATCAAGTCGATGTTCCTTATCCGATGTCATGGGCCGATGAGGAAAGAGATACGAGTTGTTGGCTGGGTAATGTGATGCAGCGTGAGGCGTTTAATAAATTGTATAGTGTGGCTGGTCGTGTTCATTTATGTGATGATCGCCGCATCAAGCAGGACTGGGACTATTTGCAGGCAAGCAATAACTTCCGTTTTATGACAACCAAGAAAACTGGAATTTGGCTTAATCGTGGTATTTATGATTCTCCGTATGATGCGTTTACCAATTATATGAATATATTAGGTGATTTTATCAGCCGTGTAGATGCTTTGTATCCTGTTGAGATAGAGAACGAAGAGTTGAATTCGCTTCTTACAACGATTAAGAACCAGGGTGAAGAGATTGAAAAGTTACAGAAAGAGCTTGATAAGTATAAGAAAAAAGCAGCGAAAAAAACGGCTGCTGAATAA
- a CDS encoding glycosyltransferase produces the protein MKVLMFGWEFPPKIYGGLAVASYGITKGLSLQNDVETTFCLPKPTGEEEGFLNIIGMNQVPVVWRDVNYDYLKSRLPNYMTPEQYYAFRDHIYADFSYLNVNDLGCMEFAGGYPANLHDEINNFSIIAGVVARQQQFDIIHAHDWLTYPAGVHAKMVSGKPLCIHVHATDFDRSRGKVNPTVYATEKNGMDYADCIMCVSELTRQTVIREYHQDPRKCFAMHNAVYPLSQELLDIPRPEHKKEKVVTFLGRITMQKGPEYFVEAAALVLKRTRNIRFIMAGSGDMLDAMINLAAERGIADRFHFPGFQRGRQVYEAYKNSDVFVMPSVSEPFGIAPLEAMQCGTPSIISKQSGCGEILDKVIKTDYWDIHAMADAIYSICTNPSLFEYLQVEGKKEVDGITWEKVGLRIRALYENVLKNYGK, from the coding sequence ATGAAAGTGTTAATGTTTGGATGGGAATTTCCTCCCAAAATATATGGTGGTCTTGCGGTTGCCTCTTATGGTATTACTAAAGGTCTGAGTCTGCAGAATGATGTGGAAACGACTTTCTGTTTGCCGAAGCCTACCGGTGAAGAAGAAGGTTTCCTGAATATTATAGGTATGAATCAAGTACCTGTCGTATGGCGGGATGTCAATTATGATTATTTGAAGTCCAGGCTTCCCAATTATATGACGCCAGAGCAATATTATGCTTTCCGTGACCATATCTATGCCGATTTCTCATATCTGAATGTAAATGATTTGGGGTGTATGGAGTTTGCCGGAGGGTATCCTGCTAACCTGCATGACGAGATCAATAATTTCTCGATTATAGCGGGTGTCGTTGCTCGCCAGCAGCAATTTGATATTATTCATGCCCACGATTGGTTGACATATCCGGCCGGCGTGCATGCTAAGATGGTGAGTGGTAAGCCTCTTTGCATTCATGTTCATGCAACCGATTTCGACCGTTCACGCGGAAAGGTCAACCCGACCGTATACGCAACGGAAAAGAACGGTATGGATTATGCGGATTGTATTATGTGTGTATCTGAATTGACACGGCAGACGGTTATCCGGGAGTATCATCAGGATCCGCGGAAATGTTTTGCCATGCATAATGCGGTTTATCCGTTGTCGCAAGAACTTTTGGACATTCCTCGTCCGGAGCATAAAAAGGAAAAGGTCGTGACTTTCCTGGGACGTATCACCATGCAAAAAGGACCGGAATATTTTGTCGAGGCAGCAGCGCTTGTTTTGAAACGTACACGTAATATCCGCTTCATTATGGCAGGTTCGGGTGATATGCTGGACGCTATGATTAATTTGGCCGCTGAGCGTGGAATTGCTGACCGTTTCCATTTTCCCGGGTTTCAACGTGGAAGGCAGGTATATGAAGCTTACAAGAACAGTGACGTCTTTGTGATGCCTTCTGTTTCCGAACCGTTCGGGATTGCTCCGTTGGAAGCCATGCAGTGCGGAACACCTTCCATTATTTCCAAACAGTCCGGTTGTGGGGAAATTCTCGACAAGGTGATTAAGACGGACTATTGGGATATTCATGCAATGGCTGACGCTATTTATTCGATCTGCACGAATCCGTCTTTGTTCGAATATCTTCAGGTGGAAGGAAAGAAAGAGGTCGATGGCATCACATGGGAAAAAGTCGGCTTGCGTATTCGCGCTCTTTATGAGAATGTCTTAAAGAATTACGGTAAATAA